In Paenibacillus xylanilyticus, the genomic window CGTGGAAGAGGACGATCGGACGGAAGATGCGCTTACAGACGAAGAGAACTAGATGAGGTGAGATTACCTTTTGCGTATTAATAAATTTATAAGTGAAACAGGCTACTGCTCCCGGCGTGAAGCGGATAAATTAGTCGAGAGCGGGAAAGTGACCATTAATGGCGTAACCGCCGAACTGGGAAGTCAGGCGGAAGAAGGCGACGACGTACGGATCAACGGTCAGCCTATCAAGGAAAAAAGAAAACATGTATATATTGCACTCAATAAACCTGTCGGCATTACGAGTACAACCGAGCAGCATATCAAGGGCAATATCGTTGACTTTGTAGGTCACAAGGAACGCATTTTTCCAATTGGCCGATTGGACAAGGATTCCGAAGGGCTCATTCTGATGACCAATGATGGAGATATCGTCAACCGGATACTTAGAGCAGAGGGACGCCATGAGAAAGAGTACATCGTTACAGTTGACCGCCCTGTCACGCCGAGTTTTCTGAAGGGGATGAGCACGGGCGTCAAAATTCTCGGTGAAATGACGTTGCCCTGCACCGTCACTCGAATCTCTGAGCGAGTATTCCGGATTATACTGACCGAAGGGAAGAATCGGCAGATTCGCAGAATGTGCAGTGCCTTTGGTTACGAGGTGCGTAAATTGAAGCGTGTACGTATCATGAATATCCATCTGGGTGACCAGGCTACTGGGAAGTGGAGAGAGTTGACAGCTGCGGAGAAGTCTGAATTGGGCAGCCTGCTGAACTACTCTCTGGAATAAATCGTTTAATTCATGAAAGCTCTGCATATCTTTTCGGAAGAAAAGAAAGCAGAGCTTTTTTGATATCATGGTGACTAAACATTTACACATCAAAAAGACGTTTTCCTCTACCGGAGAGAAAAACGTCCTGTTGAACTTGCATTCACTTCTAGTTTACTGGATTAACTGCTTTCACAGTCGAATTGTTGCTTTGATACTTCCGGATAATAGAAACCTCTACACGGCGATTCTGAGCCCGTCCAACATTGGTCTGGTTACTGGCAACCGGGTGATACTCACCATACCCGCTAGGTGTGAACTTCGCAGGGTCCAGTGCGTCGTTCAACAAGAGGATTTTGAGGAAGTTCAGTGCGCGATCCGCACTTAGATCCCAGTTATCCTTATATTGGCTGTTCGAGATGGGAATATTATCAGTATGGCCAGAAACAACCACTTCATATTGCGGGAACTCCTGCAGCATGTTGGAAATGGCTTTTGCCAGTGATCGCGATTCAGGCTTCACATCTGCTCGCCCTGAAGAGAACAGAGCGTTATCACTGATGGTAATCTTCAGTTCAGATTGATTCAGCTTGGTGTTGAGTTGGTCCGATAGCCCGTTTTTGCTAATGTATTGGTCCAGTTGTTTCTTGAGTTTTTCCAGATCTTCCTGCTCTTTTTGAGCCATCTGTGCATCTGTAATCTGAGCAGATTTGTTCTTGGTGATCTCTTCAGGCACCTGTTTGTTTTTGCCCAGGTCGGTTGTGGCTTCCGTAGGGTTCATGGATGTATGATCCAATACACCTGCGCCGCCATTCAGTGCACTGCTTAGTGCCGAGGCCATCTGTTCGAACTTGGCTGCATCGAGAGAACTCATGGAGAACAACGTAATAAACAGGGCAAGCAACAGTGTCATCAAGTCAGAATACGGGAGCAACCAGCTCTCGTCTATATGTTCTTCATGCGGCTCGTGTTTTTTAGCCTTTTTCACCTGATGATCCCTCCTTCTCTTCCAGCTGTCTACGTTCGGAAGGTGTCAGGAATACAGATAATTTTTGGTTGATGGCAATGGTGGATACACCGGATTGAATGGATAACAATCCTTCAACCATCATCAGCTTGATCTCCATCTCTTTCTTGGACATCCGCTTCAACTTGTTGGACATCGGGTGCCACAACACGTAACCACTAAAAATACCAAGGAGTGTAGCAATGAACGCAGCCGCAATCGCGTGAGATAGCTTTTCCATATCACTAAGGTCGGCCAGGGCTGCAATCAGACCTACAACGGCCCCGAGAACCCCGAGTGTTGGAGCGTACATCCCCGCTTGTGCGAAGATCAATGCTCCGCCGCGGTGACGCTCTTCGGTGGCATGGATATCTTCCATCAAAACATCACTAACAAATTCCTGGTCGTTGCCGTCAATAATCATGCGCATACCGCTGCGAAGGAATTGATCGTCAATCTCTTCGACTTTTGATTCCAGTGCCAGCAAACCTTCACGACGGGTAGTGGAAGCCCATTCCATAAATGTGCCGATCAGTGAAACACGGTCAATCAGTTGCTGCTTTTTGAAGAGTACCCCAAAAAGCTTGGGGATTTTTTTAACTTCAGACATTGGAAATGCCATGAAGATTGTTGCTGCTGTACCAACAAAGATAATAACGTAGGCTGCCGGGTTGTTAACCAGATTGATCAGGGGAGCACCCTTCAGGAACATCCCGAGAACAAGTGAAACCAGCCCTAAAACTAGTCCGATAATCGTTGAAATTTCCATCATACACCTCATCCATGAGATAAAATTGAATCCTTTCAAGCGGCTGTATTCGGGCTTCCGGGCGAATGTTTGGCCGCAATCCGTTTAACCTATGGCATTTTTTAGAAATGCTGTAACAGCTGAAACGGTCATGTATAGTATTTATCGACCAGATGCCCTTTTTTTTTAAGGGTTATTTTCAGGTATAATAAGAACAAATCAGCTCTTTAGGGGCCAAACAGGAGTGAAAAAGCCAATGGGCGTAAAGCATGGACGGGATTATGAAGGAATATTGACAGATTTGACACAGGCGATCGGCCGCATTCCGGATCGTTATGTTTTTTTCGAAATGGATGCAGAGGATTGGTCCCGTTTGGGTGAAAACGAGCAACTCGAAGTAGACGAAGCTCTGGCAGAGGACTTG contains:
- the rluF gene encoding 23S rRNA pseudouridine(2604) synthase RluF, which gives rise to MRINKFISETGYCSRREADKLVESGKVTINGVTAELGSQAEEGDDVRINGQPIKEKRKHVYIALNKPVGITSTTEQHIKGNIVDFVGHKERIFPIGRLDKDSEGLILMTNDGDIVNRILRAEGRHEKEYIVTVDRPVTPSFLKGMSTGVKILGEMTLPCTVTRISERVFRIILTEGKNRQIRRMCSAFGYEVRKLKRVRIMNIHLGDQATGKWRELTAAEKSELGSLLNYSLE
- the motB gene encoding flagellar motor protein MotB; its protein translation is MKKAKKHEPHEEHIDESWLLPYSDLMTLLLALFITLFSMSSLDAAKFEQMASALSSALNGGAGVLDHTSMNPTEATTDLGKNKQVPEEITKNKSAQITDAQMAQKEQEDLEKLKKQLDQYISKNGLSDQLNTKLNQSELKITISDNALFSSGRADVKPESRSLAKAISNMLQEFPQYEVVVSGHTDNIPISNSQYKDNWDLSADRALNFLKILLLNDALDPAKFTPSGYGEYHPVASNQTNVGRAQNRRVEVSIIRKYQSNNSTVKAVNPVN
- the motA gene encoding flagellar motor stator protein MotA translates to MEISTIIGLVLGLVSLVLGMFLKGAPLINLVNNPAAYVIIFVGTAATIFMAFPMSEVKKIPKLFGVLFKKQQLIDRVSLIGTFMEWASTTRREGLLALESKVEEIDDQFLRSGMRMIIDGNDQEFVSDVLMEDIHATEERHRGGALIFAQAGMYAPTLGVLGAVVGLIAALADLSDMEKLSHAIAAAFIATLLGIFSGYVLWHPMSNKLKRMSKKEMEIKLMMVEGLLSIQSGVSTIAINQKLSVFLTPSERRQLEEKEGSSGEKG